Proteins encoded in a region of the Macaca mulatta isolate MMU2019108-1 chromosome X, T2T-MMU8v2.0, whole genome shotgun sequence genome:
- the TRO gene encoding trophinin isoform X6, whose amino-acid sequence MHTLLAATKDSLAVDPPVVSRPKKSKTKKAPIKAITKAAPAAPPVPTANEIATNKPKITLQALNLPVITQISQASPTTEVTNTQVSSVTAQPKKANKMKRVTAKAAQGSQSPTGREGGATQLKSPLQVLNLPVISQNIHASIANESASSQTLITSIKPKKASKAKKAANKAIASATEVSLAPTATHTATTQGQITNETASIHTTAASIRTKKASKARKIIAKVINTDTEHIQAANVTETATRQIEASVIAIRPKKSKGKKAASRGPNSVSEISEALLATQMVTNQALAATLRVKRGSRARKASTKARATESQTPNADQGAQAKMASAQTNVSALETQVAAAVQALADDYLAQLSLEPTTRTRGKRNRKSKHLNGDERSGNNYRRIPWGRRPAPPRDVAILQERANKLVKYLLVKDQTKIPIKRSDMLRDVIQEYDEYFPEIIERASYALEKMFRVNLKEIDKQSSLYILISTRESSAGILGTTKDTPKLGLLMVILSVIFMNGNKASEGEWLGMQLNGRPWVRHSLFGEVRKLITDEFVKQKYLEYKRVPNSRPPEYEFFWGLRSYHETSKMKVLKFACKVQKKDPKDWAVQYREAVEMEVQAAAVAVAEAEARAEARAQMGIGEEAVAGPWNWDDMDIDCLTREELGDDAQAWSRFSFEIEARAQENADASTSVNFSRGAGTRAGFSDGASISFNGAPSSSGGPGITFGGAPSSSASFSNTASISFGGTLSTSSSFSSAASISFGGAPSTSTSFSSEASISFGGTPCTSASFSGGVSSSFSGPLNTSATFSGAASSGFGGTLSTTAGFSSVLSTSTSFGSAPTTNTVFSSALSTSTGFGGTLSTSVCFGGSPSSSGSFGGTLSTSICFGGSPCTSTGFGGTLSTSVSFGGPSSTSANCGGTLSTSICFDGSPSTGAGFGGALNTSASFGSALNTSAGFGGAMSTSADFGSTLSTSVCFGGSPGTSVSFGSALNTSAGFGGAVSTSTDFGGTLSTSVCFGGSPSTSAGFSGALNTNASFGCAISTSAGFSGAVGTSAGFSGVPSTNPGFGGAFNTSAGFGGALSTTTDFGGTPNNSIGFGAAPSTSVSFGGAHSTSLCFGGAPSTSLCFGSASNTNLCFGGPPSTSACFSGATSPSFGDGPSTSTGFSFGNGLSTSAGFGGGLNTSAGFGGGLGTSAGFSGDLSTSSGFDGGLGTSAGFSGGPGTSTGFGGGLGTSAGFSGGLGTGAGFGGGLVTSDGFGGGLGTNASFGSTLGTGAGFSGGLSTSDGFGSRPNASFDRGLSTIIGFGSGSNTSTGFIGEPSTSTGFHSGPSSIVGFSGGPSTGVGFCSGPSISGFSGGPSTGAGFGGGPNTGAGFGGGPSTSAGFGSGATSLGACGFSYG is encoded by the exons ATGCATACCCTGTTGGCGGCAACCAAGGACTCCCTGGCCGTGGACCCACCAGTTGTCAGCCGGCCTAAGAAAAGCAAGACCAAGAAGGCCCCTATAAAGGCTATTACTAAGGCTGCACCTGCTGCCCCTCCAGTCCCAACTGCCAATGAGATTGCCACCAACAAGCCCAAAATAACTTTGCAGGCTTTAAACCTGCCAGTCATTACCCAGATCAGTCAGGCTTCACCTACCACTGAGGTAACCAATACTCAGGTTTCTTCAGTCACTGCTCAGCCTAAGAAAGCCAACAAGATGAAGAGAGTTACTGCCAAGGCAGCGCAAGGCTCCCAATCCCCAACTGGCCGTGAGGGTGGCGCTACACAGCTCAAGTCACCCTTGCAGGTCCTAAACCTACCAGTCATCTCACAGAATATTCACGCTTCAATTGCCAATGAGTCAGCCAGTTCCCAGACCTTGATAACCTCTATCAAGCCTAAGAAAGCTTCCAAGGCTAAGAAGGCTGCGAATAAGGCCATAGCTAGTGCCACCGAGGTTTCACTGGCTCCAACTGCCACCCATACAGCTACCACCCAAGGCCAAATTACCAATGAGACAGCCAGTATCCACACCACAGCAGCCTCCATCCGAACCAAGAAAGCCTCCAAAGCCAGGAAGATAATTGCTAAGGTTATAAATACTGACACTGAGCATATACAGGCTGCAAATGTCACTGAGACAGCTACCAGGCAGATTGAGGCCTCAGTAATAGCTATCAGGCCCAAAAAATCCAAGGGCAAGAAGGCTGCCAGTAGGGGCCCAAATTCTGTCTCTGAGATTTCTGAGGCCCTACTTGCCACTCAAATGGTCACAAACCAGGCCCTGGCAGCCACCCTGCGGGTCAAGAGAGGGTCTAGGGCTCGGAAGGCTTCCACTAAGGCTCGGGCAACTGAAAGCCAGACTCCAAATGCTGACCAAGGGGCCCAGGCCAAGATGGCCTCTGCTCAGACCAACGTAAGTGCCCTTGAGACTCAGGTTGCTGCTGCTGTCCAGGCCCTGGCAGATGACTATCTGGCTCAGTTGAGTCTGGAGCCCACAACCAGGACCCGGGGCAAGAGAAACCGAAAG TCCAAGCATCTGAATGGGGATGAGAGAAGTGGCAATAATTACAGGCGGATCCCATGGGGCCGGAGGCCTGCGCCACCGCGAGATGTGGCCATTTTACAAGAAAGG GCTAATAAGTTGGTGAAATACCTGTTGGTTAAGGACCAGACAAAGATCCCCATCAAGCGCTCAG ACATGCTGAGGGATGTCATCCAAGAATATGATGAATATTTCCCAGAAATCATTGAACGAGCAAGCTACGCTCTGGAGAAG ATGTTTCGAGTCAATCTGAAAGAAATTGATAAGCAAAGTAGCTTGTATATTCTCATCAGCACTCGGGAATCCTCTGCAGGCATACTGGGAAC GACCAAGGACACACCCAAGCTGGGTCTCCTCATGGTGATTCTGAGTGTCATTTTTATGAATGGCAACAAGGCCAGTGAGGGTGAGTGGCTGGGCATGCAGCTGAATGGGCGGCCATG GGTGAGGCATTCACTCTTTGGGGAAGTGAGGAAGCTCATCACAGACGAGTTTGTGAAGCAGAA GTACCTGGAGTACAAGAGGGTCCCTAACAGCAGACCACCTGAATATGAGTTCTTCTGGGGCTTGCGCTCCTACCATGAGACTAGCAAGATGAAAGTCCTCAAGTTTGCATGCAAG GTGCAGAAAAAAGACCCCAAGGACTGGGCTGTGCAGTACCGCGAGGCAGTGGAGATGGAAGTCCAAGCTGcagctgtggctgtggctgaGGCTGAAGCCAGGGCTGAGGCAAGAGCCCAAATGGGGATTGGAGAGGAAGCTGTGGCTGGGCCCTGGAATTGGGATGACATGGATATCGACTGCCTAACAAGGGAAGAGTTAGGCGATGATGCTCAGGCCTGGAGCAGATTTTCATTTGAAATTGAGGCCAGAGCCCAAGAAAATGCAGATGCCAGCACCAGCGTCAACTTCAGCAGAGGAGCTGGTACCAGGGCTGGCTTCAGCGACGGTGCTAGTATTAGCTTCAATGGTGCACCCAGCTCCAGTGGTGGACCTGGCATTACCTTTGGTGGTGCACCCAGCTCCAGTGCCAGCTTCAGCAATACAGCCAGCATTAGCTTTGGTGGCACACTGAGCACTAGCTCCAGCTTCAGCAGTGCAGCCAGCATTAGCTTTGGTGGTGCACCCAGCACCAGCACTAGTTTCAGCAGTGAAGCCAGCATTAGCTTTGGTGGCACGCCTTGTACCAGTGCCAGCTTTAGTGGTGGAGTCAGCTCTAGTTTTAGTGGCCCACTCAACACCAGTGCCACTTTCAGTGGTGCAGCCAGCTCTGGCTTTGGAGGCACACTCAGCACCACGGCTGGCTTTAGTAGTGTACTCAGCACCAGCACCAGCTTTGGCAGTGCACCCACAACGAACACAGTCTTCAGTAGTGCGCTTAGCACCAGCACTGGCTTTGGAGGCACACTCAGCACCAGTGTCTGCTTTGGTGGCTCTCCCAGCTCCAGTGGTAGCTTTGGTGGTACACTCAGTACCAGTATCTGCTTTGGTGGCTCTCCCTGCACCAGCACTGGCTTTGGAGGCACACTCAGCACCAGTGTCTCCTTTGGTGGCCCTTCCAGCACCAGTGCCAATTGCGGTGGTACACTAAGTACAAGCATCTGCTTTGATGGCTCTCCCAGCACTGGTGCTGGCTTTGGTGGTGCTCTCAACACCAGTGCCAGCTTTGGCAGTGCGCTCAATACCAGTGCTGGTTTTGGTGGTGCTATGAGCACCAGTGCTGACTTTGGCAGTACACTAAGCACCAGTGTCTGCTTTGGTGGCTCTCCTGGCACCAGTGTCAGCTTTGGCAGTGCGCTCAACACCAGTGCTGGTTTTGGTGGTGCTGTCAGCACCAGCACTGACTTTGGTGGTACACTAAGCACCAGCGTCTGTTTTGGTGGCTCTCCCAGCACCAGTGCTGGCTTTAGTGGTGCACTCAACACCAATGCCAGCTTTGGCTGTGCCATCAGCACCAGTGCCGGCTTCAGTGGTGCTGTCGGCACCAGTGCTGGCTTCAGTGGTGTACCCAGCACCAACCCTGGCTTTGGCGGTGCATTTAACACCAGTGCTGGCTTCGGTGGGGCACTTAGTACCACTACTGACTTCGGTGGTACTCCCAACAACAGCATTGGCTTTGGTGCTGCTCCCAGCACCAGTGTCAGCTTTGGTGGTGCTCATAGCACCAGCCTCTGTTTTGGTGGAGCTCCCAGCACCAGCCTCTGCTTTGGCAGTGCATCTAATACAAACCTATGCTTTGGTGGCCCTCCTAGCACCAGTGCCTGCTTTAGTGGTGCCACCAGCCCTAGTTTTGGTGATGGACCCAGTACCAGTACCGGTTTCAGCTTTGGCAACGGGTTAAGCACCAGTGCTGGATTTGGTGGTGGACTGAACACCAGTGCTGGCTTTGGTGGTGGCCTAGGCACCAGTGCTGGCTTCAGTGGTGATCTAAGCACCAGTTCTGGCTTTGATGGTGGGCTAGGTACCAGCGCTGGCTTCAGTGGAGGACCAGGCACCAGCACTGGCTTTGGTGGTGGACTGGGCACCAGCGCTGGCTTCAGTGGCGGACTGGGCACCGGTGCTGGCTTTGGTGGTGGACTGGTCACTAGTGATGGCTTTGGTGGTGGACTGGGCACCAATGCTAGTTTTGGCAGCACACTTGGCACCGGTGCTGGCTTTAGCGGTGGCCTCAGCACCAGCGATGGCTTTGGCAGTAGGCCTAATGCCAGCTTCGACAGAGGACTGAGTACCATCATTGGCTTTGGCAGTGGTTCCAACACCAGCACTGGCTTTATTGGCGAACCCAGCACCAGCACGGGCTTCCATAGTGGACCCAGTTCTATTGTTGGCTTCAGTGGTGGACCAAGCACTGGTGTTGGCTTCTGCAGTGGACCAAGCATCAGTGGCTTCAGCGGTGGACCGAGCACAGGAGCTGGCTTCGGCGGTGGACCAAACACTGGTGCTGGCTTTGGTGGTGGACCAAGCACCAGTGCTGGCTTCGGCAGTGGAGCCACCAGTCTTGGTGCCTGTGGCTTCTCCTATGGCTAG
- the TRO gene encoding trophinin isoform X9: MLRDVIQEYDEYFPEIIERASYALEKMFRVNLKEIDKQSSLYILISTRESSAGILGTTKDTPKLGLLMVILSVIFMNGNKASEAVIWEVLRKLGLHPGVRHSLFGEVRKLITDEFVKQKYLEYKRVPNSRPPEYEFFWGLRSYHETSKMKVLKFACKVQKKDPKDWAVQYREAVEMEVQAAAVAVAEAEARAEARAQMGIGEEAVAGPWNWDDMDIDCLTREELGDDAQAWSRFSFEIEARAQENADASTSVNFSRGAGTRAGFSDGASISFNGAPSSSGGPGITFGGAPSSSASFSNTASISFGGTLSTSSSFSSAASISFGGAPSTSTSFSSEASISFGGTPCTSASFSGGVSSSFSGPLNTSATFSGAASSGFGGTLSTTAGFSSVLSTSTSFGSAPTTNTVFSSALSTSTGFGGTLSTSVCFGGSPSSSGSFGGTLSTSICFGGSPCTSTGFGGTLSTSVSFGGPSSTSANCGGTLSTSICFDGSPSTGAGFGGALNTSASFGSALNTSAGFGGAMSTSADFGSTLSTSVCFGGSPGTSVSFGSALNTSAGFGGAVSTSTDFGGTLSTSVCFGGSPSTSAGFSGALNTNASFGCAISTSAGFSGAVGTSAGFSGVPSTNPGFGGAFNTSAGFGGALSTTTDFGGTPNNSIGFGAAPSTSVSFGGAHSTSLCFGGAPSTSLCFGSASNTNLCFGGPPSTSACFSGATSPSFGDGPSTSTGFSFGNGLSTSAGFGGGLNTSAGFGGGLGTSAGFSGDLSTSSGFDGGLGTSAGFSGGPGTSTGFGGGLGTSAGFSGGLGTGAGFGGGLVTSDGFGGGLGTNASFGSTLGTGAGFSGGLSTSDGFGSRPNASFDRGLSTIIGFGSGSNTSTGFIGEPSTSTGFHSGPSSIVGFSGGPSTGVGFCSGPSISGFSGGPSTGAGFGGGPNTGAGFGGGPSTSAGFGSGATSLGACGFSYG; encoded by the exons ATGCTGAGGGATGTCATCCAAGAATATGATGAATATTTCCCAGAAATCATTGAACGAGCAAGCTACGCTCTGGAGAAG ATGTTTCGAGTCAATCTGAAAGAAATTGATAAGCAAAGTAGCTTGTATATTCTCATCAGCACTCGGGAATCCTCTGCAGGCATACTGGGAAC GACCAAGGACACACCCAAGCTGGGTCTCCTCATGGTGATTCTGAGTGTCATTTTTATGAATGGCAACAAGGCCAGTGAGG CTGTCATCTGGGAGGTGCTTCGCAAGTTGGGGCTGCACCCTGG GGTGAGGCATTCACTCTTTGGGGAAGTGAGGAAGCTCATCACAGACGAGTTTGTGAAGCAGAA GTACCTGGAGTACAAGAGGGTCCCTAACAGCAGACCACCTGAATATGAGTTCTTCTGGGGCTTGCGCTCCTACCATGAGACTAGCAAGATGAAAGTCCTCAAGTTTGCATGCAAG GTGCAGAAAAAAGACCCCAAGGACTGGGCTGTGCAGTACCGCGAGGCAGTGGAGATGGAAGTCCAAGCTGcagctgtggctgtggctgaGGCTGAAGCCAGGGCTGAGGCAAGAGCCCAAATGGGGATTGGAGAGGAAGCTGTGGCTGGGCCCTGGAATTGGGATGACATGGATATCGACTGCCTAACAAGGGAAGAGTTAGGCGATGATGCTCAGGCCTGGAGCAGATTTTCATTTGAAATTGAGGCCAGAGCCCAAGAAAATGCAGATGCCAGCACCAGCGTCAACTTCAGCAGAGGAGCTGGTACCAGGGCTGGCTTCAGCGACGGTGCTAGTATTAGCTTCAATGGTGCACCCAGCTCCAGTGGTGGACCTGGCATTACCTTTGGTGGTGCACCCAGCTCCAGTGCCAGCTTCAGCAATACAGCCAGCATTAGCTTTGGTGGCACACTGAGCACTAGCTCCAGCTTCAGCAGTGCAGCCAGCATTAGCTTTGGTGGTGCACCCAGCACCAGCACTAGTTTCAGCAGTGAAGCCAGCATTAGCTTTGGTGGCACGCCTTGTACCAGTGCCAGCTTTAGTGGTGGAGTCAGCTCTAGTTTTAGTGGCCCACTCAACACCAGTGCCACTTTCAGTGGTGCAGCCAGCTCTGGCTTTGGAGGCACACTCAGCACCACGGCTGGCTTTAGTAGTGTACTCAGCACCAGCACCAGCTTTGGCAGTGCACCCACAACGAACACAGTCTTCAGTAGTGCGCTTAGCACCAGCACTGGCTTTGGAGGCACACTCAGCACCAGTGTCTGCTTTGGTGGCTCTCCCAGCTCCAGTGGTAGCTTTGGTGGTACACTCAGTACCAGTATCTGCTTTGGTGGCTCTCCCTGCACCAGCACTGGCTTTGGAGGCACACTCAGCACCAGTGTCTCCTTTGGTGGCCCTTCCAGCACCAGTGCCAATTGCGGTGGTACACTAAGTACAAGCATCTGCTTTGATGGCTCTCCCAGCACTGGTGCTGGCTTTGGTGGTGCTCTCAACACCAGTGCCAGCTTTGGCAGTGCGCTCAATACCAGTGCTGGTTTTGGTGGTGCTATGAGCACCAGTGCTGACTTTGGCAGTACACTAAGCACCAGTGTCTGCTTTGGTGGCTCTCCTGGCACCAGTGTCAGCTTTGGCAGTGCGCTCAACACCAGTGCTGGTTTTGGTGGTGCTGTCAGCACCAGCACTGACTTTGGTGGTACACTAAGCACCAGCGTCTGTTTTGGTGGCTCTCCCAGCACCAGTGCTGGCTTTAGTGGTGCACTCAACACCAATGCCAGCTTTGGCTGTGCCATCAGCACCAGTGCCGGCTTCAGTGGTGCTGTCGGCACCAGTGCTGGCTTCAGTGGTGTACCCAGCACCAACCCTGGCTTTGGCGGTGCATTTAACACCAGTGCTGGCTTCGGTGGGGCACTTAGTACCACTACTGACTTCGGTGGTACTCCCAACAACAGCATTGGCTTTGGTGCTGCTCCCAGCACCAGTGTCAGCTTTGGTGGTGCTCATAGCACCAGCCTCTGTTTTGGTGGAGCTCCCAGCACCAGCCTCTGCTTTGGCAGTGCATCTAATACAAACCTATGCTTTGGTGGCCCTCCTAGCACCAGTGCCTGCTTTAGTGGTGCCACCAGCCCTAGTTTTGGTGATGGACCCAGTACCAGTACCGGTTTCAGCTTTGGCAACGGGTTAAGCACCAGTGCTGGATTTGGTGGTGGACTGAACACCAGTGCTGGCTTTGGTGGTGGCCTAGGCACCAGTGCTGGCTTCAGTGGTGATCTAAGCACCAGTTCTGGCTTTGATGGTGGGCTAGGTACCAGCGCTGGCTTCAGTGGAGGACCAGGCACCAGCACTGGCTTTGGTGGTGGACTGGGCACCAGCGCTGGCTTCAGTGGCGGACTGGGCACCGGTGCTGGCTTTGGTGGTGGACTGGTCACTAGTGATGGCTTTGGTGGTGGACTGGGCACCAATGCTAGTTTTGGCAGCACACTTGGCACCGGTGCTGGCTTTAGCGGTGGCCTCAGCACCAGCGATGGCTTTGGCAGTAGGCCTAATGCCAGCTTCGACAGAGGACTGAGTACCATCATTGGCTTTGGCAGTGGTTCCAACACCAGCACTGGCTTTATTGGCGAACCCAGCACCAGCACGGGCTTCCATAGTGGACCCAGTTCTATTGTTGGCTTCAGTGGTGGACCAAGCACTGGTGTTGGCTTCTGCAGTGGACCAAGCATCAGTGGCTTCAGCGGTGGACCGAGCACAGGAGCTGGCTTCGGCGGTGGACCAAACACTGGTGCTGGCTTTGGTGGTGGACCAAGCACCAGTGCTGGCTTCGGCAGTGGAGCCACCAGTCTTGGTGCCTGTGGCTTCTCCTATGGCTAG
- the TRO gene encoding trophinin isoform X5, with protein MHTLLAATKDSLAVDPPVVSRPKKSKTKKAPIKAITKAAPAAPPVPTANEIATNKPKITLQALNLPVITQISQASPTTEVTNTQVSSVTAQPKKANKMKRVTAKAAQGSQSPTGREGGATQLKSPLQVLNLPVISQNIHASIANESASSQTLITSIKPKKASKAKKAANKAIASATEVSLAPTATHTATTQGQITNETASIHTTAASIRTKKASKARKIIAKVINTDTEHIQAANVTETATRQIEASVIAIRPKKSKGKKAASRGPNSVSEISEALLATQMVTNQALAATLRVKRGSRARKASTKARATESQTPNADQGAQAKMASAQTNVSALETQVAAAVQALADDYLAQLSLEPTTRTRGKRNRKSKHLNGDERSGNNYRRIPWGRRPAPPRDVAILQERANKLVKYLLVKDQTKIPIKRSDMLRDVIQEYDEYFPEIIERASYALEKMFRVNLKEIDKQSSLYILISTRESSAGILGTTKDTPKLGLLMVILSVIFMNGNKASEAVIWEVLRKLGLHPGVRHSLFGEVRKLITDEFVKQKYLEYKRVPNSRPPEYEFFWGLRSYHETSKMKVLKFACKVQKKDPKDWAVQYREAVEMEVQAAAVAVAEAEARAEARAQMGIGEEAVAGPWNWDDMDIDCLTREELGDDAQAWSRFSFEIEARAQENADASTSVNFSRGAGTRAGFSDGASISFNGAPSSSGGPGITFGGAPSSSASFSNTASISFGGTLSTSSSFSSAASISFGGAPSTSTSFSSEASISFGGTPCTSASFSGGVSSSFSGPLNTSATFSGAASSGFGGTLSTTAGFSSVLSTSTSFGSAPTTNTVFSSALSTSTGFGGTLSTSVCFGGSPSSSGSFGGTLSTSICFGGSPCTSTGFGGTLSTSVSFGGPSSTSANCGGTLSTSICFDGSPSTGAGFGGALNTSASFGSALNTSAGFGGAMSTSADFGSTLSTSVCFGGSPGTSVSFGSALNTSAGFGGAVSTSTDFGGTLSTSVCFGGSPSTSAGFSGALNTNASFGCAISTSAGFSGAVGTSAGFSGVPSTNPGFGGAFNTSAGFGGALSTTTDFGGTPNNSIGFGAAPSTSVSFGGAHSTSLCFGGAPSTSLCFGSASNTNLCFGGPPSTSACFSGATSPSFGDGPSTSTGFSFGNGLSTSAGFGGGLNTSAGFGGGLGTSAGFSGDLSTSSGFDGGLGTSAGFSGGPGTSTGFGGGLGTSAGFSGGLGTGAGFGGGLVTSDGFGGGLGTNASFGSTLGTGAGFSGGLSTSDGFGSRPNASFDRGLSTIIGFGSGSNTSTGFIGEPSTSTGFHSGPSSIVGFSGGPSTGVGFCSGPSISGFSGGPSTGAGFGGGPNTGAGFGGGPSTSAGFGSGATSLGACGFSYG; from the exons ATGCATACCCTGTTGGCGGCAACCAAGGACTCCCTGGCCGTGGACCCACCAGTTGTCAGCCGGCCTAAGAAAAGCAAGACCAAGAAGGCCCCTATAAAGGCTATTACTAAGGCTGCACCTGCTGCCCCTCCAGTCCCAACTGCCAATGAGATTGCCACCAACAAGCCCAAAATAACTTTGCAGGCTTTAAACCTGCCAGTCATTACCCAGATCAGTCAGGCTTCACCTACCACTGAGGTAACCAATACTCAGGTTTCTTCAGTCACTGCTCAGCCTAAGAAAGCCAACAAGATGAAGAGAGTTACTGCCAAGGCAGCGCAAGGCTCCCAATCCCCAACTGGCCGTGAGGGTGGCGCTACACAGCTCAAGTCACCCTTGCAGGTCCTAAACCTACCAGTCATCTCACAGAATATTCACGCTTCAATTGCCAATGAGTCAGCCAGTTCCCAGACCTTGATAACCTCTATCAAGCCTAAGAAAGCTTCCAAGGCTAAGAAGGCTGCGAATAAGGCCATAGCTAGTGCCACCGAGGTTTCACTGGCTCCAACTGCCACCCATACAGCTACCACCCAAGGCCAAATTACCAATGAGACAGCCAGTATCCACACCACAGCAGCCTCCATCCGAACCAAGAAAGCCTCCAAAGCCAGGAAGATAATTGCTAAGGTTATAAATACTGACACTGAGCATATACAGGCTGCAAATGTCACTGAGACAGCTACCAGGCAGATTGAGGCCTCAGTAATAGCTATCAGGCCCAAAAAATCCAAGGGCAAGAAGGCTGCCAGTAGGGGCCCAAATTCTGTCTCTGAGATTTCTGAGGCCCTACTTGCCACTCAAATGGTCACAAACCAGGCCCTGGCAGCCACCCTGCGGGTCAAGAGAGGGTCTAGGGCTCGGAAGGCTTCCACTAAGGCTCGGGCAACTGAAAGCCAGACTCCAAATGCTGACCAAGGGGCCCAGGCCAAGATGGCCTCTGCTCAGACCAACGTAAGTGCCCTTGAGACTCAGGTTGCTGCTGCTGTCCAGGCCCTGGCAGATGACTATCTGGCTCAGTTGAGTCTGGAGCCCACAACCAGGACCCGGGGCAAGAGAAACCGAAAG TCCAAGCATCTGAATGGGGATGAGAGAAGTGGCAATAATTACAGGCGGATCCCATGGGGCCGGAGGCCTGCGCCACCGCGAGATGTGGCCATTTTACAAGAAAGG GCTAATAAGTTGGTGAAATACCTGTTGGTTAAGGACCAGACAAAGATCCCCATCAAGCGCTCAG ACATGCTGAGGGATGTCATCCAAGAATATGATGAATATTTCCCAGAAATCATTGAACGAGCAAGCTACGCTCTGGAGAAG ATGTTTCGAGTCAATCTGAAAGAAATTGATAAGCAAAGTAGCTTGTATATTCTCATCAGCACTCGGGAATCCTCTGCAGGCATACTGGGAAC GACCAAGGACACACCCAAGCTGGGTCTCCTCATGGTGATTCTGAGTGTCATTTTTATGAATGGCAACAAGGCCAGTGAGG CTGTCATCTGGGAGGTGCTTCGCAAGTTGGGGCTGCACCCTGG GGTGAGGCATTCACTCTTTGGGGAAGTGAGGAAGCTCATCACAGACGAGTTTGTGAAGCAGAA GTACCTGGAGTACAAGAGGGTCCCTAACAGCAGACCACCTGAATATGAGTTCTTCTGGGGCTTGCGCTCCTACCATGAGACTAGCAAGATGAAAGTCCTCAAGTTTGCATGCAAG GTGCAGAAAAAAGACCCCAAGGACTGGGCTGTGCAGTACCGCGAGGCAGTGGAGATGGAAGTCCAAGCTGcagctgtggctgtggctgaGGCTGAAGCCAGGGCTGAGGCAAGAGCCCAAATGGGGATTGGAGAGGAAGCTGTGGCTGGGCCCTGGAATTGGGATGACATGGATATCGACTGCCTAACAAGGGAAGAGTTAGGCGATGATGCTCAGGCCTGGAGCAGATTTTCATTTGAAATTGAGGCCAGAGCCCAAGAAAATGCAGATGCCAGCACCAGCGTCAACTTCAGCAGAGGAGCTGGTACCAGGGCTGGCTTCAGCGACGGTGCTAGTATTAGCTTCAATGGTGCACCCAGCTCCAGTGGTGGACCTGGCATTACCTTTGGTGGTGCACCCAGCTCCAGTGCCAGCTTCAGCAATACAGCCAGCATTAGCTTTGGTGGCACACTGAGCACTAGCTCCAGCTTCAGCAGTGCAGCCAGCATTAGCTTTGGTGGTGCACCCAGCACCAGCACTAGTTTCAGCAGTGAAGCCAGCATTAGCTTTGGTGGCACGCCTTGTACCAGTGCCAGCTTTAGTGGTGGAGTCAGCTCTAGTTTTAGTGGCCCACTCAACACCAGTGCCACTTTCAGTGGTGCAGCCAGCTCTGGCTTTGGAGGCACACTCAGCACCACGGCTGGCTTTAGTAGTGTACTCAGCACCAGCACCAGCTTTGGCAGTGCACCCACAACGAACACAGTCTTCAGTAGTGCGCTTAGCACCAGCACTGGCTTTGGAGGCACACTCAGCACCAGTGTCTGCTTTGGTGGCTCTCCCAGCTCCAGTGGTAGCTTTGGTGGTACACTCAGTACCAGTATCTGCTTTGGTGGCTCTCCCTGCACCAGCACTGGCTTTGGAGGCACACTCAGCACCAGTGTCTCCTTTGGTGGCCCTTCCAGCACCAGTGCCAATTGCGGTGGTACACTAAGTACAAGCATCTGCTTTGATGGCTCTCCCAGCACTGGTGCTGGCTTTGGTGGTGCTCTCAACACCAGTGCCAGCTTTGGCAGTGCGCTCAATACCAGTGCTGGTTTTGGTGGTGCTATGAGCACCAGTGCTGACTTTGGCAGTACACTAAGCACCAGTGTCTGCTTTGGTGGCTCTCCTGGCACCAGTGTCAGCTTTGGCAGTGCGCTCAACACCAGTGCTGGTTTTGGTGGTGCTGTCAGCACCAGCACTGACTTTGGTGGTACACTAAGCACCAGCGTCTGTTTTGGTGGCTCTCCCAGCACCAGTGCTGGCTTTAGTGGTGCACTCAACACCAATGCCAGCTTTGGCTGTGCCATCAGCACCAGTGCCGGCTTCAGTGGTGCTGTCGGCACCAGTGCTGGCTTCAGTGGTGTACCCAGCACCAACCCTGGCTTTGGCGGTGCATTTAACACCAGTGCTGGCTTCGGTGGGGCACTTAGTACCACTACTGACTTCGGTGGTACTCCCAACAACAGCATTGGCTTTGGTGCTGCTCCCAGCACCAGTGTCAGCTTTGGTGGTGCTCATAGCACCAGCCTCTGTTTTGGTGGAGCTCCCAGCACCAGCCTCTGCTTTGGCAGTGCATCTAATACAAACCTATGCTTTGGTGGCCCTCCTAGCACCAGTGCCTGCTTTAGTGGTGCCACCAGCCCTAGTTTTGGTGATGGACCCAGTACCAGTACCGGTTTCAGCTTTGGCAACGGGTTAAGCACCAGTGCTGGATTTGGTGGTGGACTGAACACCAGTGCTGGCTTTGGTGGTGGCCTAGGCACCAGTGCTGGCTTCAGTGGTGATCTAAGCACCAGTTCTGGCTTTGATGGTGGGCTAGGTACCAGCGCTGGCTTCAGTGGAGGACCAGGCACCAGCACTGGCTTTGGTGGTGGACTGGGCACCAGCGCTGGCTTCAGTGGCGGACTGGGCACCGGTGCTGGCTTTGGTGGTGGACTGGTCACTAGTGATGGCTTTGGTGGTGGACTGGGCACCAATGCTAGTTTTGGCAGCACACTTGGCACCGGTGCTGGCTTTAGCGGTGGCCTCAGCACCAGCGATGGCTTTGGCAGTAGGCCTAATGCCAGCTTCGACAGAGGACTGAGTACCATCATTGGCTTTGGCAGTGGTTCCAACACCAGCACTGGCTTTATTGGCGAACCCAGCACCAGCACGGGCTTCCATAGTGGACCCAGTTCTATTGTTGGCTTCAGTGGTGGACCAAGCACTGGTGTTGGCTTCTGCAGTGGACCAAGCATCAGTGGCTTCAGCGGTGGACCGAGCACAGGAGCTGGCTTCGGCGGTGGACCAAACACTGGTGCTGGCTTTGGTGGTGGACCAAGCACCAGTGCTGGCTTCGGCAGTGGAGCCACCAGTCTTGGTGCCTGTGGCTTCTCCTATGGCTAG